In one window of Lacticaseibacillus casei DSM 20011 = JCM 1134 = ATCC 393 DNA:
- a CDS encoding cyclic-di-AMP receptor — protein sequence MKLILAIVQDKDSNLLSSQFIDANIQATKLSTTGGFLKAGNTTFIIGVADERVDDVLKIIKETSQTRQQFMTPPVNLDATSDSSMAYPVEVQVGGATVFVLPIESFHRF from the coding sequence ATGAAACTCATTCTCGCAATTGTTCAAGATAAAGATAGTAACTTACTCAGCAGTCAATTTATTGATGCCAACATTCAGGCGACCAAGTTGTCCACCACGGGCGGCTTTCTGAAGGCGGGGAATACGACGTTTATCATCGGGGTTGCGGATGAACGGGTCGATGACGTGTTGAAGATTATCAAGGAAACCTCGCAGACCCGGCAACAGTTTATGACGCCGCCGGTTAATCTTGATGCGACATCAGACAGTTCCATGGCTTATCCAGTTGAGGTTCAAGTCGGCGGCGCCACCGTCTTTGTCTTGCCGATTGAATCTTTTCACCGCTTCTAA
- the tmk gene encoding dTMP kinase, with translation MTGTFITFEGPDGAGKTSVLQALIPRLKSQSQAALHLTREPGGAKISEKIRDVILDPANTEMDARTEALLYAASRRQHLVEVIKPALAQGDIVICDRFVDSSVAYQGGGRQIGTQAVLQMNQFATAGLEPDLTIYLDVPVQIGLDRIAAHQHERQYDRLDQESLAFHERVHSAYMKLVADNPTRIVTVDATQPLAFVITAAETAITKRFPSLFG, from the coding sequence GTGACAGGGACGTTTATCACATTTGAAGGCCCGGATGGTGCAGGAAAAACCAGTGTCTTGCAAGCATTAATTCCAAGGCTTAAGTCGCAATCACAGGCCGCTTTGCATCTCACCAGAGAACCCGGAGGCGCCAAGATTTCCGAAAAGATTCGTGACGTGATCCTTGATCCAGCTAATACAGAGATGGATGCGCGTACCGAAGCATTACTCTATGCGGCTTCTAGACGACAGCATTTGGTCGAGGTGATCAAACCGGCGCTTGCACAAGGTGATATTGTTATCTGTGACCGGTTTGTCGATAGCTCCGTTGCCTATCAAGGCGGTGGTCGGCAAATCGGTACACAGGCGGTTTTGCAAATGAATCAGTTTGCAACAGCCGGGCTTGAGCCGGATTTAACGATTTACTTAGACGTGCCGGTGCAGATCGGTTTGGATCGGATTGCGGCCCATCAACATGAGCGCCAATATGACCGACTCGATCAGGAAAGCCTAGCCTTTCACGAACGCGTTCATTCGGCTTATATGAAGTTGGTGGCGGATAATCCAACGCGAATTGTCACGGTTGATGCCACTCAGCCGCTTGCGTTCGTCATCACGGCAGCAGAGACGGCGATTACGAAGCGATTCCCATCGTTGTTTGGATGA
- a CDS encoding YaaL family protein: MFGRKRIKVKEEKDEELMMLVYRVRDQMAAQRKLVATFREVDEETKSQVALEAALFDFLYREARTRKIKGEVVAKVAAEQIAEFRDL; this comes from the coding sequence ATGTTTGGACGCAAGCGGATCAAGGTCAAAGAGGAAAAAGACGAAGAACTCATGATGCTTGTTTACCGAGTTCGTGACCAGATGGCAGCTCAGCGCAAACTTGTTGCGACTTTCCGCGAAGTCGACGAAGAGACGAAATCACAGGTGGCGCTTGAAGCTGCCTTGTTTGATTTTCTCTACCGCGAGGCGCGCACTCGTAAGATCAAAGGTGAGGTTGTTGCTAAGGTCGCTGCCGAGCAGATTGCGGAGTTTAGGGATTTGTAA
- the recR gene encoding recombination mediator RecR — protein sequence MQYPEPISKLIDSYMRLPGIGAKTATRLAFYTIDMDKDDVTAFAKSLVAAKEDLHYCSICGNITDEDPCSICRDKSRDQSTILVVEQPKDVMSIDRAQDYHGLYHVLHGVLSPIEGRGPEDLNIESLLKRLKTNTAVKEVIIATNATPEGEATAQYLARLIKPAGIKVTRLAHGLAVGSDIEYADQMTLMKAVEGRTEL from the coding sequence ATGCAATATCCGGAACCAATCAGTAAATTGATTGACAGTTACATGCGTTTGCCCGGCATCGGAGCGAAGACAGCCACCCGACTGGCTTTTTACACGATTGATATGGACAAGGATGATGTGACGGCTTTTGCCAAAAGTCTGGTGGCAGCTAAAGAAGACCTGCATTATTGCTCGATTTGCGGCAATATTACCGATGAAGATCCTTGTTCGATCTGTCGGGATAAAAGCCGCGATCAAAGTACGATTCTGGTCGTTGAGCAGCCTAAAGATGTGATGAGCATTGATCGGGCTCAGGATTATCACGGCCTCTACCACGTTCTTCATGGGGTGCTTTCGCCGATTGAAGGCCGGGGACCGGAAGACCTGAACATTGAAAGTCTGTTGAAGCGCTTGAAGACGAACACGGCTGTCAAAGAAGTGATTATTGCGACGAACGCAACGCCTGAAGGGGAAGCCACCGCGCAATACCTTGCGCGACTCATCAAACCGGCCGGCATCAAGGTGACCCGGCTTGCCCACGGGCTGGCAGTCGGCAGTGACATTGAATATGCCGATCAAATGACGTTAATGAAGGCCGTTGAAGGAAGGACTGAACTGTAA
- a CDS encoding YbaB/EbfC family nucleoid-associated protein, translating to MRGMGNMQGMMRQMQKMQKEMQAAQKELYATEFEGKSASDMVIVKFTGEKVMKDIQIKPEAIDPDDPDMLQDLILEAVNHAMSEIDKQTQDKLGKYTRGLPM from the coding sequence ATGCGTGGAATGGGCAATATGCAAGGTATGATGCGCCAAATGCAAAAGATGCAAAAGGAAATGCAGGCGGCACAGAAGGAACTTTATGCAACGGAATTCGAGGGCAAGTCAGCGTCTGATATGGTCATCGTTAAATTCACCGGTGAAAAGGTTATGAAAGATATTCAGATCAAGCCGGAAGCCATTGATCCTGACGATCCTGATATGTTGCAGGATTTGATCCTCGAGGCAGTTAATCATGCGATGAGTGAAATTGATAAGCAAACTCAGGACAAGTTAGGTAAATATACCCGCGGCTTGCCGATGTAG
- the dnaX gene encoding DNA polymerase III subunit gamma/tau, translated as MSYQALYRVWRPQQFKHVIGQDAITKTLKNALITGQTSHAYLFTGPRGTGKTSVAKILAKALNCLNLKDGEPDNTCEICQAINDGSLTDVIEIDAASNNGVDEIRDIRDKAKYAPTRARVKVYIIDEVHMLSSGAFNALLKTLEEPPAHVVFILATTEPHKIPATIISRTQRFDFRRITPEDIVKRMRFILDDKKITYDDAALKVIAKAAEGGMRDALSILDQVLSFGDNHVTTEDALDVTGGVTTAVLGKYLAAVLAKDHAQALKMIEDLLAAGKDAGRLIEDLIEYLRDLLVNQQAPSLLGDLEKSLLDDQFKILSENFKPAQIYHMIDVLNNTQQQLRMTNHPEIYLEVATVRLSETAAPAAAPVAAEPADSPKLDQLSAKVKQLSDQLKRVEANGGTVPPPTRTRKHVKAKASHVNRKAIYPILGAATKQDLTNLKDVWPDLLGMLSITKRAMMKVSEPVAASPDGVIVSFDYDILVERAMNDAALMTELENGLQKLTGKQPKIVLVQSDVWPTIRKDYIQELKAPAAKGKSADTKPKTPPVVNKMTELFGKDAPNVTIKND; from the coding sequence GTGAGTTATCAAGCGTTGTATCGGGTCTGGCGCCCGCAACAGTTTAAACATGTCATTGGCCAAGATGCGATTACCAAGACGCTGAAGAATGCGTTGATCACCGGACAGACAAGTCACGCCTATCTTTTTACCGGCCCGCGCGGCACTGGGAAAACGTCCGTTGCCAAGATCTTGGCGAAGGCATTGAACTGTCTGAACCTGAAAGATGGCGAGCCGGATAATACCTGTGAAATCTGTCAGGCGATTAATGATGGCAGTCTGACTGATGTGATTGAAATCGATGCGGCCTCTAATAACGGGGTCGATGAAATCCGTGATATTCGGGACAAAGCGAAGTATGCGCCGACCCGTGCGCGCGTTAAGGTTTATATCATTGATGAAGTGCACATGCTTTCAAGCGGTGCCTTCAATGCTTTGCTGAAAACGTTAGAGGAACCACCGGCACACGTGGTCTTCATTCTGGCGACCACCGAACCGCATAAAATTCCGGCAACGATTATTTCCCGAACACAACGCTTTGATTTTCGCCGCATTACGCCGGAAGACATTGTCAAACGGATGCGCTTCATCCTGGATGACAAAAAAATCACCTATGATGACGCCGCGCTCAAGGTCATCGCCAAGGCGGCTGAAGGCGGGATGCGCGATGCCTTGTCCATTTTGGATCAGGTACTGAGTTTTGGCGATAATCATGTCACCACCGAGGATGCCTTGGATGTCACCGGTGGCGTGACAACCGCGGTTCTCGGCAAGTATCTGGCAGCAGTGCTCGCCAAAGATCATGCCCAGGCGTTGAAAATGATCGAGGATTTGCTGGCGGCCGGTAAAGATGCTGGCCGACTCATTGAAGACTTGATCGAATATTTACGCGACTTGCTGGTCAATCAACAGGCACCATCCTTACTAGGAGACTTGGAAAAGAGTCTGCTAGACGATCAGTTCAAAATTTTAAGTGAAAATTTCAAGCCGGCGCAGATTTATCACATGATTGATGTGTTGAACAATACGCAGCAACAGCTACGAATGACCAATCATCCGGAAATTTATCTGGAAGTGGCCACAGTTCGGCTAAGTGAAACCGCCGCGCCTGCTGCTGCCCCCGTGGCTGCGGAGCCGGCCGACTCGCCGAAACTGGACCAGCTTTCGGCTAAGGTCAAACAGTTGAGTGATCAACTCAAACGGGTTGAGGCAAATGGCGGCACAGTACCACCGCCAACCCGAACGCGGAAGCATGTGAAGGCCAAAGCCAGCCATGTCAACCGCAAGGCCATTTATCCGATTCTTGGTGCGGCTACGAAGCAGGATCTGACTAATCTGAAGGACGTCTGGCCGGATTTACTGGGGATGTTGAGCATCACCAAACGCGCCATGATGAAAGTCAGCGAGCCGGTCGCCGCCAGTCCTGACGGCGTGATTGTCAGCTTTGATTACGATATTTTGGTTGAACGCGCCATGAATGATGCCGCATTGATGACCGAGTTGGAAAACGGCTTACAGAAGCTGACCGGCAAGCAGCCTAAGATCGTGCTGGTTCAAAGCGATGTCTGGCCAACGATTCGTAAGGATTATATTCAGGAACTTAAAGCACCGGCGGCAAAAGGAAAAAGCGCCGACACCAAGCCAAAAACGCCACCGGTTGTTAACAAGATGACTGAACTTTTTGGCAAAGATGCGCCTAATGTGACGATTAAAAACGATTAG
- the tadA gene encoding tRNA adenosine(34) deaminase TadA: MEESNINQYMEAALAEARKAAAIGEVPIGAVVVHEGQIVGRGHNLRETSQDATQHAEIIAIQAACRKLGTWRLEDCQLFVTLEPCPMCAGAMINARIATCYFGATDPKAGVAGTFYNLLEDSRFNHQVAVVGGIKAAASAELLQSFFRTIRAKRKAAKQAGQTRENQV, from the coding sequence ATCGAAGAATCAAACATCAACCAATATATGGAGGCCGCACTAGCCGAGGCCAGAAAAGCCGCTGCGATTGGCGAGGTGCCGATTGGCGCTGTGGTTGTTCACGAAGGCCAGATTGTCGGCCGGGGTCACAACCTGCGCGAGACTTCTCAAGATGCCACGCAACACGCCGAGATCATCGCCATTCAGGCAGCCTGTCGCAAACTTGGCACCTGGCGCCTGGAAGATTGCCAATTATTTGTCACACTGGAGCCTTGTCCCATGTGTGCCGGCGCGATGATCAATGCCCGGATTGCCACGTGCTATTTTGGCGCAACCGATCCTAAGGCAGGTGTTGCCGGCACTTTTTACAACCTGCTGGAAGATTCGCGGTTTAACCATCAAGTTGCGGTCGTTGGCGGGATTAAAGCCGCGGCCAGCGCCGAACTGCTGCAAAGTTTTTTCCGAACCATTCGCGCAAAACGAAAAGCCGCTAAACAGGCTGGTCAAACGCGTGAAAATCAGGTATAA